Part of the Planctomycetota bacterium genome, CTCGTCGAGGTCCGCCACCACAGCGTCGGCGTCAATGCGCATGTCGCCCTTGATGATGGTGGCGTTGCCGGTGATGCGCGCGATGTTCTCTCCCTGGAGGTAGTGGATGCGGTCGGCCCACACGTGGAGGGGCTCGGCCGGCCTCGGGGGTTCGGTCCCCTTGCCGGCTGCGGCCTTCTCGGGGGCCTTCTTCTCGGGCGCGGGCGACTCGGCCTTCGTTTCGCCGGCGATGAGCGGCCCGCCGAGCGCCACGATGCATGCCACGGCGGCTGCCCAACCGATGACGCACCATCTAGACATCCACGACCCCTCGATGGCTAGCGGGTCAGCCGGCTGTCGAGTCCCAGCAGGCTGGCCTCGCGGGTGAGAATGGGCTGAACCACGCGGCGGAGGAACTCGTCCACCTGTTGCGGCGCGCGGCCCGCGAGTTGCTGGCCGCCGGCGAGGGCGTCCACGCGGTCGCGCACGGCGGCAAACGCCTCGTCCGCCTTCAGGCGCTCGATCAGATCGCTTTCGAGCCCCTCCTCGGTCATGCGGCGGCGGGCCTCCCAGGCGTGCTGGCGCAGGCGCTCGTGGAGTTGCTGGCGGTCGCCGCCGGCCTTCACGGCGGCCATCAGCAGGCGCTCGGTGGCCATGAAGGGCGCCTCGCGGCGCAGGCGGGCCTCGATCACCTTCGGGTGCACCACGAGCCCGCGGGCCACGTTGGTGGCGATCAGCAGGATCGCGTCGGCGGCCAGAAACGCCTCGGGGATGGCAATGCGGCGGCCCGCCGAGTCGTCGAGCGTGCGCTCGAGCCACTGCGTGGCGGCCGTGAGCGGCGCGGTGAGCGCCGTGGCGATCAGGTGGCGCGCGAGGGAGCCGATGCGTTCGCTCCGCATCGGGTTCCGCTTGTGGGGCATGGCGGACGAGCCGATCTGGGTCTTCTCGTGCGGCTCCTCGACCTCCTGGAGGTGTTGAAGGAGGCGGACGTCGTTCGACATCTTGGCGGCCGACTGGGCGATGCCCACGAGCGCGTTGAGCACCGTGGTGTCAATCTTCCGCGTGTAGGTTTGCCCGCTGACGGGCACCACGTGGCGGAAGCCCATCTGGCGGGCCACGAGCGCGTCGAGCTTGCGCACCTTGGCGTGGTTGCCCTCGAAGAGCTCGAGAAAGCTGTCCTGGGTGCCCGTGGTGCCCTTCGCGCCGCGGAAGGGCAGCCACTCGCTCACGCGGACGATCTCCTCGTAGTCGAGCACGAAGTCGTAGAGCCACAGGCAGGCGCGCTTGCCCACGGTGGTGGGCTGGGC contains:
- the purB gene encoding adenylosuccinate lyase, with the translated sequence MADYEQYDNPLVTRYASRTMSAVFSPQRKHSTWRRLWLTLAESQKELGLAITDAQLAEMRAHLDDIDFAEAERLEAQFRHDVMAHVHAFGAQCPTARPIIHLGATSCYVTDNADLIAMREGLGLLRAKLVNLLDALARFAAEHRALVTLGFTHFQPAQPTTVGKRACLWLYDFVLDYEEIVRVSEWLPFRGAKGTTGTQDSFLELFEGNHAKVRKLDALVARQMGFRHVVPVSGQTYTRKIDTTVLNALVGIAQSAAKMSNDVRLLQHLQEVEEPHEKTQIGSSAMPHKRNPMRSERIGSLARHLIATALTAPLTAATQWLERTLDDSAGRRIAIPEAFLAADAILLIATNVARGLVVHPKVIEARLRREAPFMATERLLMAAVKAGGDRQQLHERLRQHAWEARRRMTEEGLESDLIERLKADEAFAAVRDRVDALAGGQQLAGRAPQQVDEFLRRVVQPILTREASLLGLDSRLTR